In the genome of Carya illinoinensis cultivar Pawnee chromosome 13, C.illinoinensisPawnee_v1, whole genome shotgun sequence, the window ATTCTTGTTTTGCTGGTTCTTCATTGTTCTTGTTTTGCATTCATCCCGACCTGCAACATCTCAAGAAGTTGGTAAGGCAAAATCCAATGCTTCTCATGTATTGAAATCCTTATTTTGTAAACGAACATGTATGGGCACGACATGCAAAACACAATATATAGACGCATGCAGGACGCTTTCAAACACTTTCTCCAAGGAGTTTCTGTAGTTATATTTTAGAACTTAGATTTTCATCAGTCTTATAATCATTATTCTTTCACTTTCTGTTAGCAATCTGTCTATAATAATAATGCTTGTTTTCACAAAATTTCTTTACCATTGTAATTCAGCTTTTGGCGATGTATAGACATTCCTTGTTTTCGTAAATCTGTGAAGTATAGGTGCTGTCATAACATATATGTATTCATTCCCCTGTCCTTAATGGTGCAGATGATGAACGAGAATTTGACTACAGTGAGGAAAGTGGAAAGGGACCGTCTCAATGGGGAAAGATTAATCCTGACTGGAGCTTGTGCAAAGATGGATCAATGCAATCTCCGATTGATTTGCTAAATGAAAGGGTGGAAATTGTTTCCCATTTAGGGAGACTTAATCGGAATTACCGTCCCTCTAATGCCACTCTCAAAAATAGAGGCCATGACATGATGGTAAGCAAGAGATCATCAAGAGGGAATTATTAAAgtgaaattaatgaaataaataatggGAATGCAATAAAGTGCGATTCCATATCCACCAACTAGAAGACAAATCATTGTAGCTATTTTCATACTCATGGGATAGATAgcgatatataataatatttcttcccaaatattataataattatcataAAAGAACAAACAATGCAAGGATGCGTTTGGTTAGATTTTCTGGTAAAGAGCATGCGCAAGTCTTAAAAACTCTGCAAATTATTTTTCCTTCCTCAAGATTTCTTTGAAGTAAGTAAccattcttcttcttgattaattaATGTTTGTGAATGCAGGTGGAATGGGAAGGCGGCGCAGGATATATTGAAATAAATGGTACTCAATATGTACTCATGCAAAGCCATTGGCACTCACCCTCTGAGCACACTATCAATGGCCGGAAGTTTGATCTAGAGGTGCACATGGTCCATAAGAGTTCAGATGGAAAAGTTGCTGTGGTTGGAATTATGTACACGATTGGACGCCCTGATTCTTTCTTGTCATcggtaaaaaaaatcaaactctctctctctctctctctctctctctctctctctctctctctctctcatggctTGTGTTGTGTATGTTTACGGACAGATGAGGCATCAGTTGTCAGCCGTTGCCGGTAACAGTGAAGAAGTGACAGCGATGGGAATCGTCAACCCAAAGAACATAAAGATAGGCAGTAGAAAGTATTACAGATATATTGGGTCCCTTACAATTCCCCCTTGTATTCAAAATGTTGTATGGACCATCGTGAGAAAGGTATGTAATTTGTTTCTATATTTTGCAAACTCTTCATGTATTGTTATTAAAGATGTAAATAATTCTGATCAAGTTAACTCATGATCAGGTGAGGACTGTTACACGAGAACAAGTTAGGTTGCTTCGCGTGGCCGTTCATGATGTGAGTATATCCACTCTCACACTCGATTAttcctttatatatatgaaacatgTGCATATCTTATCCAAAGTTTCAATTTCTTGGTCAAGGGAAGAGTATTTCTGAACGAGAAGTGTTACAGACttagaagaaaatttttatgaaagtaaactaaaaaattaaaatggtttTA includes:
- the LOC122292560 gene encoding alpha carbonic anhydrase 7-like, producing MPIRVLKPLQHILQNSGNSKIEKMKQLVTQFLFCWFFIVLVLHSSRPATSQEVDDEREFDYSEESGKGPSQWGKINPDWSLCKDGSMQSPIDLLNERVEIVSHLGRLNRNYRPSNATLKNRGHDMMVEWEGGAGYIEINGTQYVLMQSHWHSPSEHTINGRKFDLEVHMVHKSSDGKVAVVGIMYTIGRPDSFLSSMRHQLSAVAGNSEEVTAMGIVNPKNIKIGSRKYYRYIGSLTIPPCIQNVVWTIVRKVRTVTREQVRLLRVAVHDDSDTNARPLQPLNMRSVHLYRPSEVED